The Candidatus Dormiibacterota bacterium region CTTCGTGCCGGTCGAAGGAGCGCCCGAGGGGCAACGCTGGTTCGTGTTGCTCGAGGATTTGATCGCCCACCACCTGGACGCGCTCTTTCCGGGGATGAGCGTTCGCGACTCGTATCTCTTCCGCGTCACGCGCGACGCCGACCTCGATCTTCAAGAAGACGAAGCCGACGATCTGTTGCGCGCGATCGAATCCGAACTACAGCGCCGCCGCTTCGGCGAGCCGGTACGTCTGGAGATCGAACGCGGCATGCCCGAGTACATGCGCGAGTTGTTGCTCGGCGCGCTCTCGCTGGCCGACGTCGATTGTTACGAAATCGACGGATTGCTCGCCACGAACGATCTCTGGCAACTCATCGGCCTGCCGGACTACGAAGCGCTCCGCGACGAGCCGTTCATGCCGGCGATTCCCAAACGCCTAATCGGCAAGACCGATATTTTCGCCGAGATTCGCGAAGGCGACATCCTGTTACACCATCCGTACGAATCGTTCGATCCGGTAGTGCAATTCGTGCAACAGGCGGCCAGCGACGAACGCGTGCTGGCCATCAAGGCAACGCTCTATCGTACCTCGGGAAAGAACTCCCCGATCGTGCGCGCCTTATTGGAAGCGGCCGAAAACGAGAAACAGGTCGCGGTCGTGATCGAGCTCAAAGCGCGGTTCGACGAAGAGAATAATATCGAATGGGCGCGCCGCCTCGAACGCGCGGGCGTTCACGTCGTCTACGGGTTCGCCGGGCTCAAGGTCCACGCGAAGGCGATGCTCGTCGTGCGGCAAGAGGACGACGGCATCCGGCGATACATGCATTTCGGCACGGGAAATTATAACGAAAAATCCGCGCGCCTCTACACGGATTTGAGCCTGTTCACCTCGCGCCCGGAACTCGGCGGCGACGTATCGCAGTTGTTCAACGCGTTGACCGGCTTTTCAAAGATCACCGACTACGAAGATTTGCTGGTCGCGCCGGTGACGCTGCGGCGCGAAATCATCGGGCTGATCGACCGCGAGACCGAGCACGCGCGTGCCGGCCGGCCCGCGAAGATCAGCGCGAAGCTCAATGCCATTACGGACGCCGAAGTGGTCCGAGCGCTCTACCGAGCCTCGCAGGCCGGGGTCCCGATCGAACTGCTGGTTCGCGGCATGTGCGTGCTACGGCCCGGAGTGCCCGGGCTAAGCGAAACGATTCGCGTGCGCAGCATCGTCGGCCGGTTTCTCGAACACTCGCGGATCTACGTCTTCGAGAACGGCGGCCGGCAAGAGGCGTATTTTTCGAGCGCGGACTGGATGGGGCGCAATCTCGATCGGCGGGTGGAGATCGGCGTTCCGGTTCTCGATCGGGAGCTCGCGCAGCAGCTGTGCACCGGGATTCTCTCGGTGCTCATGGCGGATAATCTCAAGAGCCGGACCCTGATGCCCGACGGATCGTATGTTCGGAACCGCCCGGGTTCGGGAGAAATGCCGGTCGATGCCCAGCAGGTTTTCTTGAATCGCGCCCAAGCCGGGTAGAGGCCGACTCCTATAATCTAACCTTAATCTAGGGACCATACACTTTCTTTATGAGAACCGGCTCGCAAGACGCTGGATTTTCGTATTGTCCCTTTGCTCTTTACTGGAGGACCTGTGAGGATACTCACTCGCATCCTGGCCGCTTCCGTCGCGGCTGTGTTTACCGTTGGACCCGTTAGTGCGGCAACGGTTGCGAACGCAGCGCCGATAACGGTGGCCCAGGCTGCTTCCGCTACTACTGCGTCCGGCGCGGTGCAGGGCACCGTTAAGGACGATCAAGGTTCGCCGATCGCGGGAGCCACGGTGAACGTTTCCGGCCCGCATTCGTACCGCACGGCGACCGATGCGACCGGGGCATTTACGATTGCCGATATCGTGCCCGGGCTCTACCGAGTAACCGTCGCCAAAGCCGGCTACGACACGGCGTCGGCCGCCGATTTCGCGGTGGCCGAGGGCCAAACGCAGAATCTCGACGTGCGCATGCACGTGGCGACGTTTACCTCGCTGCGCACCATCGCATCCGTGCGATCGGTCGGGCGCGGAAGCTTCAACACCAGCACGGCGTCCGTTAACGTCGTGACGGCGCAGGCGTTTCAAGATCAGGGGCAAGCGCAAGTAACGCGCGTGCTCAATCAGATTCCGGGGATGCAGATTTCGTTCCCCGCGTCCAGCGCGAGCGGAGCGGTGCCCGGAGCTATCACGGTCCCGAATATTCGCGGAGCGGGCTCGTTCGAAACCGCCTCGTTGATCGATGGGCATCCGCTCTCGGTCGGCCAGTACGGCGACTACGTGACGACGTTCCTCAATAGCTACATGTTGCAGAGCGCCGAAGTCATCAAAGGCCCCGGCGCGATGTCGCCGCAGGTCAACTATGCGATCGGCGGCACCGTCAATTTCCGCACGAAGGATCCGACCCTGAACCCCACCCCCGATTACTCGTTCGGGTTCACCAATCACGGTGGGACGTTCACCAACCTCGGCATCTCCGATACTATTCTGAACGGTCGCCTCGGCTTCGTTGCCGACGTCGCCTCGATCGACGAACCTTCGGCCGTCAACAACTATCAAGCGTACTACGACCCATCCGGCGGGTTCGTCAACGGCCAGCGTTTGAGCGGTTTCAACGGCCAAGGCACGACGACGCCGGTACCCGGAACCGCCAGCAAAATTCAGACGATCTATCCGCTGATCGGCTGTTGCTACAACATCACCGGCAATTACAACAGTCTCTCCGAGCTGCTCAAGTTCCGTTACAAGCTCTCGTCGGCGACGAGCGTCACCGCGAGTTACCTCGGCAGCCAGACGACCGCCGATCAAAACGGCAATACCGGAAACATGACGCTCGGGACGTTTGCCCCGATGGCCGCATACGGCGGCGCGCTTCAACCCGGAGCGTTACACGTCAACTTCATCCATCCGGGCGGCACGGACAGAGAGGTGAACAACGAACCGATCGTGCAGGCGGAGATTCGCTCGACGGTCGGCCGGGATACCGTGCTCGGACGCTTCTACCATGCCGGCATCGCGAGACTCGTTAACGAAGGCATCTCGCCGAAGATCCCCGACATTGCGTACGGTACGGTATCCGGAACGACATGTCCGAAGAGCGGTCCGAACGGGACCTGCGCCGTACCGCCGGTCCAATATAACGGCGAGAACGTGCCGATTTCGTTCTACGATTACTACAATCAGACCGAAGAAGATAAACTCGACGGCCTCTCGTTCGAATGGGATCACCCGATCGGTAACAGCAACGTCCTGACGTTTGCCATCGATCAGACGAACTCGCAAACGACGGCGTATTCGATCTCGTCATTCACCAGCGTTGGGCTGCCGACCGGTTCGTCGCAACGTTTCACCACCGCGTTGCTTCGCGGCCGCTTCGATCTGAGCCCCAAGCTCTCGTCGACGTTGAGCCTCTACGAAAATACCTACCGCAGCACGTACCCCGTGACGTGTCCGTTTTCGGGCGCTTTTTCGAATTGCGCGATCAACGGCTCGAACGTGACGTTCAATACGAGCACCAACTCGCACTTCGACCAGCGACTGGGCTTTGAGTATCGCCCGCAGCAAAATCTCGCGTTGCGAGCATCGGTCGGCTCCTCCATCGCGCCGCCCTACCTTGCATTACTCAGCCAGATCACCCCGCCCGGAGCCACGTACAACACCAGCACTGGCCTCGCGACGCTGACGCACAATAACGGCGGGCTGCGTCCGGAGACCGCGTTCGGCTTCGATCTCGGAGCGGACTACCGGTTCAAAGATCGCGTGACGTCGCTCTCGGGCGACGTCTATCAGACCAACTTGTTCAACCACTACTTCGGGCAGACGGTACCCAGCCCGTACACCTGCGGCGGCGGAGTGATTCCTTGTTCGGTGGCCGGCGGCGGTGTGATCCCCGCTAATACGCCGATCTACTACAGCGAAATCACGAACCTCAGCAGCGCCCGTTTTCAAGGCGTCGAACTGCAAATACGCCGGACCCCCGAGGTCGGCTTGGGCTACTCGCTCTCCGGCGGATTGCAGCGCGCGTACGTCTATAACTTGCCGCCGTACTTCTATTGCAGCCAGCCCGGCCCGGCCTGTACTGCGAATCAGAACCTCAATATTATCGCCAACCAGAACTTCAACGGCGGTAGTATCGGGTTCGGCAGCACGATCGGAAGCATGAACACGCGCGTTCCCTACGCGCAAGGCAACTTCGAGCTCTCGTACCGTACCAAGAACGGCGCGTATGCGGCGTTCGGCGACACGTATTACGGCAATAATAACTCGCTCAACGAACCACCCTTCGGGATAGCCTACGCAACGGTCCGCTACCCGCTCTCGAAGCTTGTCTCGGTGCAGATCTCCGGTGACAATATCTTCAATGCCTATAACGGACTCTTCCCCGTTTACGGAGGCGGCGTTCCCATCCAACTCGCGAACGGCGCGCAGGGCGCGACCGTCGGGAATGTGCTGGGGCCGGCAACCTATCGCTTCGAACTGACGAAAACGTTTGGGGCGGGAGCGAGCGACTTCCAAAACCCGTAACGGCATCGGCCGTTTGTTTCAACGGGGCTCGCGCACGGCGCGGGCCCCATTTTTTATTCGAGCGATTTCGAGAGTTCTAAAATAATCTTCCATTCGTGCGGTGCGACCGGTTGAACCGAGAGCCGCGACCC contains the following coding sequences:
- a CDS encoding TonB-dependent receptor: MRILTRILAASVAAVFTVGPVSAATVANAAPITVAQAASATTASGAVQGTVKDDQGSPIAGATVNVSGPHSYRTATDATGAFTIADIVPGLYRVTVAKAGYDTASAADFAVAEGQTQNLDVRMHVATFTSLRTIASVRSVGRGSFNTSTASVNVVTAQAFQDQGQAQVTRVLNQIPGMQISFPASSASGAVPGAITVPNIRGAGSFETASLIDGHPLSVGQYGDYVTTFLNSYMLQSAEVIKGPGAMSPQVNYAIGGTVNFRTKDPTLNPTPDYSFGFTNHGGTFTNLGISDTILNGRLGFVADVASIDEPSAVNNYQAYYDPSGGFVNGQRLSGFNGQGTTTPVPGTASKIQTIYPLIGCCYNITGNYNSLSELLKFRYKLSSATSVTASYLGSQTTADQNGNTGNMTLGTFAPMAAYGGALQPGALHVNFIHPGGTDREVNNEPIVQAEIRSTVGRDTVLGRFYHAGIARLVNEGISPKIPDIAYGTVSGTTCPKSGPNGTCAVPPVQYNGENVPISFYDYYNQTEEDKLDGLSFEWDHPIGNSNVLTFAIDQTNSQTTAYSISSFTSVGLPTGSSQRFTTALLRGRFDLSPKLSSTLSLYENTYRSTYPVTCPFSGAFSNCAINGSNVTFNTSTNSHFDQRLGFEYRPQQNLALRASVGSSIAPPYLALLSQITPPGATYNTSTGLATLTHNNGGLRPETAFGFDLGADYRFKDRVTSLSGDVYQTNLFNHYFGQTVPSPYTCGGGVIPCSVAGGGVIPANTPIYYSEITNLSSARFQGVELQIRRTPEVGLGYSLSGGLQRAYVYNLPPYFYCSQPGPACTANQNLNIIANQNFNGGSIGFGSTIGSMNTRVPYAQGNFELSYRTKNGAYAAFGDTYYGNNNSLNEPPFGIAYATVRYPLSKLVSVQISGDNIFNAYNGLFPVYGGGVPIQLANGAQGATVGNVLGPATYRFELTKTFGAGASDFQNP
- the ppk1 gene encoding polyphosphate kinase 1 codes for the protein MRLDFGCVVANPVGSMLSHPELSEAIATVAPSESSLFFSRELSWVEFNGRVLEEALDRNNPLFERLKFAAIYGTNLDEFFMIRVAAIKQQIEAQVVKRSDDGRMPAEHLAAISERLRDSLIAQMRVVKDDLLPALEEHGIVMRRVADLDEETQAQLERTFDDRVFPVLTPLAVDSGHPFPYISNLSLSLAVELEELTGDGVELHFARVKIPQSLARFVPVEGAPEGQRWFVLLEDLIAHHLDALFPGMSVRDSYLFRVTRDADLDLQEDEADDLLRAIESELQRRRFGEPVRLEIERGMPEYMRELLLGALSLADVDCYEIDGLLATNDLWQLIGLPDYEALRDEPFMPAIPKRLIGKTDIFAEIREGDILLHHPYESFDPVVQFVQQAASDERVLAIKATLYRTSGKNSPIVRALLEAAENEKQVAVVIELKARFDEENNIEWARRLERAGVHVVYGFAGLKVHAKAMLVVRQEDDGIRRYMHFGTGNYNEKSARLYTDLSLFTSRPELGGDVSQLFNALTGFSKITDYEDLLVAPVTLRREIIGLIDRETEHARAGRPAKISAKLNAITDAEVVRALYRASQAGVPIELLVRGMCVLRPGVPGLSETIRVRSIVGRFLEHSRIYVFENGGRQEAYFSSADWMGRNLDRRVEIGVPVLDRELAQQLCTGILSVLMADNLKSRTLMPDGSYVRNRPGSGEMPVDAQQVFLNRAQAG